A window of the Lactobacillus gasseri ATCC 33323 = JCM 1131 genome harbors these coding sequences:
- a CDS encoding SLC13 family permease — protein sequence MTVIKNIAKDRILQITVVITIISLFFARPRIEDINFHTLYSILAMLTIIQIFSYLHVLDVLAYKLTASARSTRRLTAIFTILSIISAMFLTNDITVLTLIPLYLTIARRHHLPEILPVTLIGMGANIGAAFTPWGNPHNIFVVNRYNVSPIKFFSWSIPLLLVSLIIVLVFIFFVKDKPIPTVPLEDIRISIRPMLLTIAVSIFFFFGVFNIVPAYVPAIVAVILALIINPSIMLHVDYALLLTFTCFFIFISDIQQIPFIVTLISKTMFSEHSVFLTSIISSQFISNVPSTILIGKFTNFAEALFLGSNIGGFGSIVGSMANMLVFKSFVENGTVSKRKFFWVFSVLEFAGLIILTVLGWIVLDFVI from the coding sequence ATGACCGTCATCAAAAATATTGCTAAAGACCGTATTTTACAAATTACGGTTGTCATAACGATCATAAGCTTATTCTTCGCAAGACCGCGTATTGAAGATATTAACTTCCATACACTTTACTCAATTCTAGCAATGCTTACAATCATCCAAATTTTTTCTTACTTACATGTTTTGGATGTCTTAGCCTATAAACTAACTGCAAGCGCTAGGAGTACTCGAAGATTAACTGCAATCTTCACAATTTTGTCAATTATCTCTGCGATGTTTTTAACTAATGATATAACTGTTTTAACTCTTATACCGTTATATTTAACGATTGCTAGACGCCATCACTTACCTGAGATATTGCCTGTCACCTTAATTGGGATGGGCGCAAATATTGGCGCTGCTTTTACGCCATGGGGGAATCCTCATAACATCTTTGTTGTTAACCGTTATAATGTTTCACCAATTAAGTTTTTTAGTTGGTCAATTCCATTATTACTAGTTAGTTTAATTATTGTTTTAGTGTTTATCTTTTTTGTTAAAGATAAGCCAATCCCTACTGTGCCTTTAGAAGACATTAGAATCAGCATTCGACCAATGCTTTTAACGATTGCTGTTTCAATTTTCTTCTTCTTTGGCGTTTTCAATATTGTACCTGCATATGTTCCTGCAATTGTTGCAGTGATCCTTGCTCTTATTATTAATCCTTCTATTATGTTACATGTGGATTATGCTCTACTTCTAACTTTCACATGCTTTTTCATTTTTATTAGCGATATCCAGCAAATTCCATTTATTGTTACTTTAATTTCTAAGACAATGTTCTCCGAACATTCTGTATTCTTGACTTCTATTATTTCCAGTCAATTCATTTCTAACGTTCCTTCAACAATTTTAATTGGTAAATTTACTAACTTTGCGGAAGCCTTATTCCTTGGCTCAAATATCGGAGGATTCGGTTCAATCGTTGGTTCAATGGCCAATATGCTTGTTTTCAAGAGTTTTGTTGAAAACGGAACTGTTTCAAAACGAAAGTTTTTCTGGGTATTTTCAGTTCTAGAATTTGCAGGTTTAATTATTTTGACAGTTCTAGGTTGGATAGTATTAGATTTTGTTATTTAA
- the rlmH gene encoding 23S rRNA (pseudouridine(1915)-N(3))-methyltransferase RlmH, whose product MNIKIVCVGKLKEKYFKDGIAEYVKRMGRFAKVKIIQVPDEKAPEKLSPAEMEQVKEIEGKRILDKIKDKEYVYVTAIKGKERTSEDFAKELADLTTYGHSDITFVIGGSLGTSNAVNKRADDLISFGKFTMPHQLMRLVLVEQIYRAFMINSGSPYHK is encoded by the coding sequence ATGAATATCAAAATTGTTTGTGTAGGTAAACTAAAAGAAAAGTATTTTAAGGATGGTATTGCTGAATACGTAAAGAGAATGGGGCGTTTTGCTAAAGTAAAAATAATTCAAGTACCAGACGAAAAAGCCCCCGAAAAGCTAAGTCCTGCTGAAATGGAGCAGGTCAAAGAAATCGAGGGAAAAAGAATTCTAGATAAGATAAAAGATAAAGAATATGTTTATGTAACGGCAATTAAGGGTAAAGAAAGAACTAGCGAAGACTTTGCTAAAGAGCTAGCTGACTTAACTACTTATGGACATTCAGACATTACCTTTGTGATTGGAGGAAGTTTAGGAACAAGTAATGCAGTAAACAAACGAGCTGATGATCTAATTAGTTTTGGTAAATTTACAATGCCGCACCAATTAATGCGGTTAGTTTTAGTTGAACAAATTTACCGTGCCTTTATGATTAATAGCGGTAGTCCGTATCATAAATAA
- a CDS encoding AraC family transcriptional regulator has translation MATATLKNYLSSLMQNTQGTEIEIRTENLLLPYSLYLETVHYDFTEYQSSTSQLIYCFAGKCEVEINNKTFYLTAGNILLIEKDTDYIIKVSDKNAIIVKFKLKSNFSWQKQVEQLDANTPTEQRLSTLFLKKLNQDSAFLFTTTSVTWGSQNLKGIIQDYLNNVAFNGTIGLELLKIIILRNLREQNFKANEVKESTFKDEALDQYIDQHYNDISLAQAAKYFGFNRNYFSTMVKEKTGKSFVEHVDERRMKEARRLLAKPNVSLKEIIETIGYSSKSFFYKKFKHYYGMTPAEMRKRLFREAHINLK, from the coding sequence ATGGCAACAGCGACATTAAAAAATTATTTATCAAGTTTAATGCAGAATACGCAAGGTACTGAAATAGAGATCCGTACTGAAAATCTTCTTTTGCCATATAGTCTTTATTTAGAAACAGTGCATTATGATTTTACTGAATATCAATCTAGTACTAGTCAATTAATTTACTGCTTTGCGGGTAAGTGTGAGGTTGAAATTAATAATAAAACTTTTTATTTGACGGCAGGAAATATTTTGCTAATTGAAAAAGACACTGACTATATAATTAAAGTTAGTGATAAAAACGCAATTATTGTTAAGTTTAAGCTAAAGAGTAATTTTTCATGGCAAAAACAAGTAGAACAGTTAGATGCCAATACACCCACCGAACAAAGATTGAGCACATTATTTTTAAAAAAGTTAAATCAAGATAGTGCTTTTTTATTTACAACTACCTCTGTAACGTGGGGTAGTCAAAACTTGAAAGGTATAATTCAAGACTATCTTAATAATGTCGCTTTTAATGGAACAATTGGCTTAGAGCTACTTAAAATTATAATCTTACGCAATTTGCGCGAACAAAACTTTAAAGCAAATGAAGTAAAAGAAAGTACATTTAAAGATGAAGCGTTAGATCAATACATCGACCAACACTATAATGATATTAGTTTAGCGCAAGCTGCCAAATATTTTGGCTTTAATCGTAATTATTTTTCTACAATGGTAAAAGAAAAAACGGGAAAGAGCTTTGTTGAGCATGTCGATGAAAGAAGGATGAAAGAAGCTAGAAGGTTATTGGCCAAGCCAAATGTTTCATTAAAAGAAATAATTGAAACTATTGGATATTCAAGCAAGTCGTTTTTCTATAAGAAATTTAAGCATTATTATGGCATGACTCCAGCAGAAATGAGAAAGAGACTATTTAGAGAGGCTCATATCAATTTGAAATAA
- the htpX gene encoding zinc metalloprotease HtpX gives MLYQQIARNKRKTAFLLVIFVIILALVGGGLGYLINGEPLSGIVIALIGSLIYLFIVLQNPGNLVMSMNHGREIHEEDDPELWHIVEDMALAGQVPMPRVFIINDESPNAFATGRDPKHSFVAVTTGLRKRLNRSELEGVLGHEISHIRNYDILVSTIGVALAAVISFISSFASRIWWWGGNSDRDDDDSSSLETIFKIVAIVFTLILGPLAAALAQMALSRNREYLADASSVELTRNPQGLISALEKISNSEPMKDPDPSSAGLYIENPFHKRGLSSLFDTHPPTADRIKRLENM, from the coding sequence ATGCTCTATCAACAAATAGCACGCAATAAGCGTAAAACAGCATTTTTGCTTGTTATATTCGTTATTATTCTAGCTCTTGTTGGTGGTGGGTTAGGATATTTGATTAACGGTGAACCGCTATCAGGAATTGTAATTGCCCTAATCGGTAGCTTAATTTATCTTTTTATTGTTCTTCAAAATCCGGGAAATTTAGTCATGAGCATGAATCATGGCCGAGAGATTCATGAAGAAGATGATCCAGAATTGTGGCATATTGTAGAAGATATGGCACTTGCGGGACAGGTTCCAATGCCAAGAGTCTTTATTATCAACGATGAAAGTCCTAATGCCTTTGCAACTGGGCGCGATCCTAAGCACAGTTTCGTAGCTGTTACTACTGGATTAAGAAAGCGACTTAATCGAAGTGAATTAGAGGGTGTTCTTGGCCATGAAATTTCTCATATTCGAAATTATGACATTTTAGTATCTACAATTGGAGTAGCTTTAGCTGCTGTAATTTCATTTATCTCTAGTTTTGCGTCCCGTATTTGGTGGTGGGGCGGCAATTCTGACCGTGATGACGATGACTCTAGCTCTCTAGAAACAATTTTTAAAATAGTGGCCATTGTTTTCACATTAATTTTAGGACCTCTTGCTGCTGCACTAGCTCAGATGGCTCTCTCACGTAATCGTGAATATTTAGCTGATGCTAGTTCAGTTGAGCTTACTAGAAACCCTCAAGGGTTAATTTCAGCTTTAGAAAAGATTTCAAATAGCGAGCCAATGAAAGATCCAGATCCGTCAAGCGCTGGTTTATACATCGAAAATCCGTTTCATAAGCGTGGCTTGAGCTCATTATTTGATACTCATCCGCCTACAGCAGACAGAATTAAGAGATTGGAAAACATGTAA
- a CDS encoding S1C family serine protease: MAENNTKHPTKHNALIKTGIVGVVAGLLGGGVAYAGLSQVNGQNAPQTSVVPTTKVEKSSSKNSSEMTNAFNTVKKSVVSVVNLKRQSSSSSSDPFGIFGSDSSSSSKKNSKSDLETYSEGSGVIYMKSNGKGYIVTNNHVVSGSDEIQVILSNGKKVTAKKVGTDSETDLAVLTIDGKYVTQTAQFGSSKNLEPGQQVIAVGSPLGSEYATSVTQGIISAKNRTVDVTNSAGQVTNQATVIQTDAAINPGNSGGPLVNMSGQVIGINSMKLSSSSDGTAVEGMGFAIPSDEVVSIINQLVKNGKITRPKLGVRVVSVDELTEYGRKKLGLPDSVKSGVYVASVTKNGSADKAGIKSHDVITKIDGKDVDSVVSLHTALYTHKVGDTVTLQVVRDGKSQNIKVTLS; the protein is encoded by the coding sequence ATGGCAGAAAATAATACTAAACACCCTACTAAGCATAATGCTTTAATTAAAACTGGTATTGTTGGAGTGGTTGCCGGACTTCTTGGGGGTGGAGTTGCTTATGCAGGTTTGTCTCAAGTTAATGGGCAAAATGCACCACAAACAAGTGTTGTTCCAACGACAAAAGTTGAAAAGTCTAGCAGTAAAAATAGTAGCGAGATGACTAATGCCTTTAATACGGTAAAGAAATCAGTTGTTTCTGTTGTTAACTTAAAGAGACAAAGTTCATCTTCAAGTAGTGATCCGTTTGGTATTTTTGGCTCTGACAGTTCTAGTTCTTCAAAGAAAAATTCTAAGTCTGATTTGGAAACTTACAGCGAAGGTTCAGGTGTTATTTACATGAAGTCTAATGGCAAAGGCTACATTGTAACTAATAACCACGTTGTATCTGGAAGTGATGAGATTCAGGTCATTTTAAGCAATGGTAAAAAGGTAACTGCTAAAAAAGTAGGAACTGATTCAGAAACAGATTTAGCTGTTTTAACCATTGATGGAAAATATGTTACTCAAACTGCGCAATTTGGCTCATCTAAGAATTTAGAGCCAGGACAGCAAGTTATTGCTGTTGGTTCACCTTTAGGTAGTGAATATGCTACAAGTGTAACTCAAGGTATTATTTCAGCTAAGAATAGAACTGTTGATGTAACTAATTCTGCTGGACAGGTTACTAACCAGGCAACCGTTATCCAGACTGATGCTGCTATTAATCCGGGTAACTCAGGTGGTCCACTTGTGAATATGTCTGGTCAAGTAATTGGGATTAACTCAATGAAATTATCCTCTTCTAGTGATGGTACAGCTGTTGAGGGAATGGGATTTGCAATTCCAAGTGATGAAGTTGTTTCTATTATTAACCAATTAGTTAAGAATGGAAAAATCACTCGTCCAAAATTAGGTGTAAGAGTTGTATCAGTTGACGAATTAACAGAGTATGGCCGCAAGAAACTTGGTTTGCCTGATAGTGTTAAATCTGGTGTCTATGTAGCTAGCGTTACTAAGAATGGTAGTGCAGATAAAGCAGGAATTAAGTCACATGATGTAATCACCAAGATTGATGGTAAAGATGTTGATAGTGTTGTTTCACTACATACTGCGCTTTATACACATAAAGTTGGCGATACAGTAACACTTCAAGTCGTTAGAGACGGTAAGTCACAGAATATCAAAGTTACTTTAAGTTAA
- a CDS encoding LemA family protein, producing MTLTWIIIIILILLVAVYIGIYNGLQKAKVHADEAWSQIDVQLKRRNDLIPNLVETVKGYAKHESGTLEKVVALRNQLVNIPNSDHEEAIKLSNQITDSLRSIFALAENYPDLKANQNFMSLQEELTNTENKIAYSRQLYNSTVAMFNEKLLTFPSNLVAKIHGFKNMDYLQTPTEEKAVPKVKF from the coding sequence ATGACTTTAACATGGATTATTATTATCATTTTAATTTTACTGGTGGCCGTTTATATTGGTATCTACAATGGCTTGCAAAAAGCTAAAGTTCATGCTGACGAGGCGTGGAGTCAAATTGATGTCCAATTAAAACGTCGTAACGACCTAATTCCTAACTTAGTTGAAACAGTTAAGGGTTATGCCAAACATGAAAGCGGCACTTTAGAAAAAGTAGTTGCTCTAAGAAATCAATTAGTAAATATTCCTAATTCCGATCACGAAGAAGCTATTAAACTTTCTAACCAAATTACTGATTCGTTGAGGAGTATTTTTGCTCTAGCTGAAAATTACCCGGACTTAAAAGCAAATCAAAACTTCATGTCACTTCAAGAAGAACTTACAAACACTGAAAATAAGATTGCATATTCACGTCAGTTATACAATTCAACTGTTGCTATGTTTAACGAGAAACTATTAACTTTCCCATCTAACTTAGTCGCTAAGATTCACGGCTTTAAGAATATGGACTACCTTCAAACACCAACTGAAGAAAAAGCTGTGCCTAAAGTTAAATTCTAG
- a CDS encoding energy-coupling factor transporter transmembrane component T, translated as MNPGLKLFLILIISLEISLIPNLVANIIIIIASLGYLTFKHLSPKKLLLLFLIPLFAALVVFITIYYFTPGHSFYHASVLFTRIYAYVFLGATFTEITSILSLARSLEQNFKLPSKFAYGTLAAFNVLPKIHAEVNRIRLVGDMRHYHLSFYSPTLYFKAILAAISWSNSLAEGMISHGYREDKPRNVIVPIALTKKDWLIFSSILILLQPILFFIK; from the coding sequence ATGAATCCCGGATTGAAACTATTTTTGATTTTAATTATTTCACTTGAAATATCGCTTATTCCTAATTTGGTTGCAAATATAATAATTATTATAGCTAGTCTTGGCTATCTCACGTTTAAGCATCTCAGCCCTAAAAAACTACTCTTGCTATTTTTAATCCCATTATTTGCAGCTTTAGTAGTCTTTATTACGATCTATTACTTTACTCCAGGTCATAGTTTCTACCATGCCAGCGTTTTATTTACACGAATTTACGCTTATGTATTTTTAGGAGCTACATTTACTGAAATCACTAGTATTCTTTCACTCGCTCGCTCATTAGAGCAAAATTTTAAACTACCGAGTAAATTCGCCTATGGGACTTTAGCCGCATTCAACGTACTTCCTAAAATCCATGCTGAAGTTAATCGCATTCGCTTAGTTGGAGACATGAGGCATTATCATCTCTCTTTTTATTCGCCAACATTATATTTTAAAGCGATTTTAGCAGCTATTTCTTGGTCAAACAGCCTTGCTGAAGGAATGATTTCACATGGGTATCGTGAAGATAAACCACGAAATGTCATCGTGCCAATTGCCCTAACAAAAAAAGACTGGCTTATTTTTAGTAGTATTTTAATCCTACTGCAACCAATCTTATTTTTTATAAAATAA
- a CDS encoding iron-sulfur cluster biosynthesis family protein, with protein sequence MVDSKNLELKIKDSAKEVLEKKIKPGQVVLLALNDGSNGYSKLGGTCTIGANFQLVLLDHKDPEFSIKVNNNMGLDMYTSDKELAFLDDGLVLNARNATLSLSSNEGIIDGGVTISEFKGEKLSADEMKKLGGKIC encoded by the coding sequence ATGGTTGATTCCAAGAATCTTGAATTAAAAATTAAAGATAGTGCTAAAGAAGTTTTAGAAAAGAAAATTAAGCCAGGACAAGTCGTTTTGCTGGCTTTAAATGATGGTTCAAATGGCTATTCTAAATTAGGTGGAACTTGTACAATCGGTGCTAATTTTCAACTAGTGTTGCTAGATCATAAGGATCCAGAATTTTCAATTAAGGTTAACAACAACATGGGTTTAGATATGTATACATCTGATAAAGAATTAGCCTTTTTAGACGATGGTTTAGTTCTTAATGCTCGTAATGCTACTCTATCCTTATCTTCTAATGAAGGAATCATCGATGGCGGAGTTACTATTTCTGAATTCAAAGGAGAAAAACTTTCTGCTGATGAGATGAAAAAATTAGGTGGAAAGATCTGCTAG
- a CDS encoding glycosyltransferase family 2 protein encodes MLNDFLAVSTLVSIWFSLLASLVTLYGATRFWLKHSKKVISITPLKHYPAITIVVPAHNEEVVIANTTKGILNLNYPASKVELLLYADNCQDKTAAEMRKTVDLPQYKYRNVQIIERRGSGGKAGVLNDALKIAQGEYICVYDADALPEKNALYFLVKKVLENPQRYMATFGRNKTRNAKQNFLTKCINQEVIVSQRLQHVGVWNLFKIGRIPGTNFIINTEYVKKIGGWQSGALTEDTEISFRIMEDGYLIALAYNSEAFEQEPEHLRDYYYQRLRWAKGNYQVVMNNFKHLFDTSNWRVKLETFYLACTFFWFNLAVVLSDIIFFVDLGCIITRFFNPEIPIIFAMNSNILLMQLLLINWLLMILLYVIQINLALATQYGQATSDQIWLALVSYFTYSQLFIAISLQAVCSVIGDKVFKRDGTKWVKTKRFAD; translated from the coding sequence ATGTTAAATGATTTTTTAGCTGTTTCAACTTTAGTTTCAATTTGGTTTTCGCTTTTAGCTTCGTTAGTTACTCTTTATGGTGCAACTCGTTTTTGGCTTAAGCATAGTAAAAAAGTCATTTCAATTACGCCACTAAAGCATTACCCCGCAATTACGATTGTTGTTCCAGCACATAATGAAGAAGTGGTAATTGCAAATACCACTAAGGGAATTCTTAACTTGAATTATCCTGCATCAAAGGTCGAGCTACTCTTATATGCCGATAATTGCCAAGATAAAACTGCAGCTGAAATGCGTAAGACGGTAGATTTACCTCAATATAAATACAGAAATGTACAAATAATTGAACGGCGTGGCTCAGGCGGTAAAGCAGGTGTCTTAAACGATGCCTTAAAGATAGCGCAGGGAGAATATATTTGCGTTTATGATGCAGATGCATTGCCCGAGAAAAATGCTTTATATTTTTTAGTGAAAAAAGTTTTAGAGAATCCCCAACGATATATGGCAACTTTTGGCAGAAATAAAACACGGAATGCGAAGCAAAATTTTTTAACTAAATGCATTAACCAAGAAGTTATAGTGTCTCAAAGACTTCAACATGTAGGTGTTTGGAATTTATTTAAAATTGGGCGAATTCCAGGAACCAATTTCATCATCAATACTGAATATGTAAAAAAGATTGGTGGTTGGCAAAGTGGCGCCTTGACTGAAGATACCGAAATTTCTTTTCGCATTATGGAAGATGGCTATTTGATTGCTCTAGCGTATAATTCAGAGGCTTTTGAACAGGAACCTGAGCATTTACGTGATTATTATTATCAACGATTACGTTGGGCTAAAGGAAATTATCAAGTAGTGATGAATAACTTTAAACACTTATTTGATACTAGTAACTGGCGTGTAAAGCTAGAGACTTTTTATTTAGCATGTACTTTCTTTTGGTTTAATTTAGCTGTTGTTCTTTCAGACATTATCTTTTTTGTGGATTTGGGATGTATAATTACAAGATTTTTCAATCCAGAAATCCCAATTATCTTTGCAATGAATTCTAATATTCTCTTAATGCAGCTACTATTAATTAACTGGCTATTAATGATCTTGCTCTATGTAATTCAAATAAATCTCGCTTTAGCTACTCAATATGGTCAAGCAACTAGTGATCAAATCTGGCTAGCTTTAGTGTCATATTTTACTTATTCGCAACTCTTCATTGCTATTTCTCTGCAAGCAGTCTGCTCAGTAATTGGAGATAAGGTGTTTAAACGAGATGGTACTAAGTGGGTGAAAACCAAAAGATTCGCAGATTAG
- a CDS encoding ECF transporter S component, which translates to MKKLHVRDIILIALIAIIFGFIYLVSDGLYNVLTALLTPVGYGMLANDIMMGIWCMAGPLAGFLVRLPGAAFLGEFLGSCVELIAGEQWGAVNLISGAVQGLGSELGFTFTSYRRYNWFTLFLSATTTTIVTYLYDFIKNGYSYFSTFNMIFYFVVRWLSMLLFTCVLVKLIINLLVKAHVVQTN; encoded by the coding sequence ATGAAAAAATTACATGTTCGAGATATTATCCTAATTGCTTTAATTGCTATTATTTTTGGCTTTATTTACTTAGTTAGTGACGGCCTCTATAATGTCTTAACTGCGCTCCTTACACCGGTTGGTTATGGAATGTTAGCCAATGATATTATGATGGGAATCTGGTGTATGGCAGGTCCTTTAGCGGGATTCTTAGTTCGACTACCTGGGGCTGCATTTCTAGGAGAATTTTTAGGTTCTTGCGTTGAACTTATCGCTGGAGAACAATGGGGAGCCGTAAATCTGATCTCTGGAGCTGTTCAAGGCTTAGGTAGCGAATTAGGTTTTACTTTTACTAGCTACCGTCGCTACAACTGGTTCACCCTTTTCTTATCTGCTACAACGACAACAATCGTTACCTACCTGTATGACTTCATTAAGAATGGCTATAGCTATTTTTCAACTTTTAACATGATTTTCTACTTCGTAGTTCGTTGGCTTTCAATGCTTTTGTTTACCTGCGTTTTAGTTAAATTGATCATTAACCTCTTGGTAAAAGCCCATGTCGTCCAAACAAATTAA
- a CDS encoding ABC transporter ATP-binding protein, producing the protein MSSKQIKINQLSFQYQNQPIFKDLNLTINQGDFVLLTGQTGSGKSTLLKLISGLDPTFNGKITAGSLKQPFTNWGMVFQDPNRQFTMATPREELIFALENELVDRTAALKRINYASVRTNISSLLDQPFLQLSGGEKQRVALAILIAMKSDLFLLDEPFANCDSHNRKFLLTCLAALHKEGKTILISDHNFSGYEKLVSTVLAIKDKNIKTITLPENTLKNQALTFSLPDLKQNPVFSLESFSLSFPERKLISPTDLKIYSGRATLLTGENGSGKTSLFKALTKIIPYQGQLIFKSKDIKKWRRRRYLAKVGQIFQNPDDQFLNVTVKEELDFSLKHNQNPSLNKTELKHLLTKLNLENLGEQVVYSLSGGQKRKLQILVMLMAYPEVLLLDEPFSGLDQESVSEVIYLLKKYFLNSNHTLLVISHQLAQVQHLCDYHLTIKDQKLFYTN; encoded by the coding sequence ATGTCGTCCAAACAAATTAAAATTAATCAGCTATCTTTTCAATATCAAAATCAGCCAATTTTTAAAGATTTAAATTTAACCATAAATCAAGGTGATTTTGTTCTACTGACTGGTCAAACCGGTAGTGGCAAATCAACTCTGTTAAAGCTCATCTCCGGCCTTGACCCAACTTTCAATGGCAAAATTACTGCTGGTTCTTTAAAACAGCCTTTCACTAATTGGGGCATGGTATTTCAAGACCCTAACCGACAATTTACGATGGCGACTCCTCGAGAAGAACTAATTTTTGCCTTAGAAAATGAACTAGTTGATCGTACTGCTGCTTTAAAGCGTATTAATTACGCAAGTGTTAGAACTAATATTTCATCTTTATTAGACCAACCTTTTCTTCAGCTTTCAGGCGGTGAAAAGCAGCGCGTTGCCTTAGCTATCCTGATTGCCATGAAAAGCGACTTATTTTTATTAGATGAACCTTTTGCTAATTGCGACTCTCATAATCGGAAGTTTCTACTAACTTGCTTAGCTGCACTTCACAAAGAAGGAAAAACAATTTTAATTAGCGACCATAATTTCTCTGGCTATGAAAAGCTAGTTTCCACGGTCTTGGCTATCAAAGACAAAAATATTAAAACTATTACTTTGCCTGAAAACACGCTAAAAAATCAAGCATTAACTTTCTCTCTTCCTGACTTAAAACAAAATCCAGTATTTTCACTTGAATCATTTTCATTATCTTTTCCAGAAAGAAAACTAATTTCTCCAACTGATCTAAAAATCTACTCCGGAAGAGCCACTTTATTAACTGGCGAAAACGGAAGCGGTAAGACATCTTTATTTAAAGCTCTAACCAAAATTATTCCGTATCAAGGACAATTAATATTTAAAAGTAAAGACATTAAGAAATGGCGCCGGCGTCGCTATCTAGCAAAAGTAGGACAAATTTTTCAAAATCCAGATGACCAATTCTTAAATGTTACAGTAAAGGAAGAATTAGACTTTAGCCTAAAACACAATCAAAACCCTTCCTTGAATAAAACTGAGCTCAAGCACCTGCTGACTAAACTCAACTTAGAAAATTTAGGCGAACAAGTTGTTTATTCTCTATCTGGAGGACAAAAAAGAAAATTGCAAATTCTTGTCATGTTAATGGCTTATCCCGAGGTTTTACTTCTAGATGAACCATTTAGTGGTTTAGATCAAGAAAGCGTCTCAGAGGTCATTTATTTGCTTAAAAAGTACTTTCTTAATTCTAACCACACCTTGCTTGTCATTAGTCACCAACTTGCACAAGTTCAGCATCTCTGTGACTATCACTTAACTATCAAAGATCAGAAACTTTTCTACACTAATTAA